The DNA segment GTGTAGATGGAAGTGccttaaaccctaaaccccaaaCCCCAAACCCCAAAACCCCAAACCCAAAACCCCAAAACCCCAAAACcccaaaccctaaaccctaaacatgaaaccctaaaccctaaaccctaacattAAACCCCGAACCGTAAACCCCGAACCCTCAACCTTAAACCCTAACCCTTAAAccccgaaaccctaaaccctaaaccctaaaccctaaacctaaacctaaacctcaaaccctaaaccctaaaccttaaaccttaaaccctaaacccccGAACCCCGAAccccgaaaccctaaaccctaaaccgtaacccctaaacccctaaacccctaaaccctgaaaccctaaaccctaaagcggaaaccctaaaccctaaaccctagtTTATTTGGCTACAAACTTGAATATGACAAGTAGGTAGATATTTCCTTAAGTGTTTTTGTGAAAGTTATTAGTGTTTATTGATCTTCCTAGTTTATTTGGCTACAAACTTGAATATGACAAGTTGAATTAATTGTTATATATGAAACTATTCCTTGAAGAAATTAAGTTGTGATTATATTTTGAATATGTATGTATTTATGCAATGTGGTACTTGTAGTTTTATGTGTATGTTCTATAATATCATGTAGAATCAagtaaattttgattataaaattttatgctAGATGCTgtaaaattttgtaaattttttttttaaaaaatatcaatattttgcGTCGCGCGTGAAGAAGGAGCGATATAAAGTGTACCAGATTAATTAGGGAGCTTGTGTCGTGCACCCTTAGAGCGCATCACAAGAATTATCAATGTTGTGTCGCGCACTCTAGAAGCCCATCACAAGAGTTATGGCTCTATTGTATGCGCTCGTGACAAGTGCGACACAATCAATGAGTAGCTTGTGTCGCTCTCAAGAGTGATACAAAGTTCTTGTGTCGCACCCCTGTTGTGTCGCACAAAAGTACGACACAACAACCTGAAAAAGTGTGACACAAGTAAGCATTTTTGTACTAGTGATTTTCTGTTATAATACGATGTTTCAAGCATCTATCTTTATTACTTTGAATATCACACTCAATTAACTTGTGTATTTTATGTTGTAGGGAGCAAAGGTATGGAAGAACAAATGATGGGCATAACAAGTCATGAAATTCAAGGTTTAGGTATTTATGCTTATTGTGTAGTTAAATGTTAGCTTTGTAATGAGAAACGTTTGGTTAGAATTGTGATCTTCACATATGTACatgtttattattatatataaaggtTATTTGCACATTATTTGCAATCCTCTTTGATTATATACAGGTTTATGAAAGAGGTAAAAAAATGACACAATTCTTATAAGAAAATGCCATTTTACTTTATCTAATTAACGACACAGACTGCCATACTAATTATGTTCCAACCACATaatttaatacaaattatatcATATGAACTACGGTACGATGACAGTCGAAAAAACAGAAATTGTCATAACATTAACATAAGAACTTCATTTTAACGTAATATTTTGACAGAATATTTAAATATGGTGTCATGAGAACATATATTcgatgaaattttttattagatAAACCGTCATATAATTAGTGGTCAGATGACATGTCATTATTTGGTCGCTGTCATTTGAGGCTATTACGGATGACAAAATGTGACCGTCATCTGAAGTACCATCAGATGGCAGCGAGCCTCGTGacacttaattaattaatgatgtGGATTCGTTAATCATTTTCTACTTAGCTTAAGCTTGAAGCATTTATTATTACCATTGCAAAATAATAACAGATTCTATTTTTTGATTAAATAGATAAAGGATTGTGATATCATAAGGATTCTTATTATCAAATTTGTTTCTCTTGACATAGTCATCTAGGTGTTCATCTCCTAGAATGAAATTACTAAGAGAAAGAGTTGAATCCATGGAAGCATTTCTTATGTAAGACTtccattttcaattttaatgtCAGACGCATATTTCTTATGTAATCTATTATATATCAATTTTCTCAAATTGTAACTCATTTTTTGCAGGCCTCTCCAACAATAGAGGGAGTAGAGTTCCCGAGAGTTAAACAATTTCTTTCATCAAGTTCTCTTCAAGTTAAAGGAATCCTTGAATGTGCAAGACTTTTTTCAGTGCTTCATTTTTTGTATGGACTTAGTATATTGGCAATAAGACATTTTATAAGTTTTAGTTCATATTTGACAATATTGGAaatattttgtaaataaaaattgaCTTCATTTGGTCATATTGGTATATTCTTAATCTTTCTATTAAACTGTAGTTGATTTGATGGGATTATTAAAGATattttgtaattatatatttttataatgtaTTCAAAAATATGTTGCTTGAAATTTGTGAAAACTGTTGCAGAATCATCTAAAACCGTGCAAAACTATTGTAGAATCGCCTAAAACCGTCGCAAACCCGTCAGAAAAGCGTAGAAAACTGTGTTAAAATTGCCACAAAGGTCAATGCAAAACCGTCACAAAACTGTTGTAAAACTGTCGCAAAACCGTCGCAAAACCGTGAAAACCATCAGAAAATAGCCGTCCTTATAGAAACATACCCGACGCCCTGTAAAATCCGCCGTTAGAGTAGCAAAGTCTGTTGTATGGACGGATTTGTGACGGTTTTAAAACCGTCGGTAGATGCTGTAGCGACAGTTAAAACCGTGGTAAAGTACATAAATTTCGTCGCTAAAAGCTTTGTTTTTTTGTAGTGCAATTAAATTTATGCATATTTAGATGGTTAAATTGGTGGCTGAAGGGACATATTTATTGTCTGTAGTTGCAATTAGTGGTTTGATTTACGCAAATTGAGAGGATCAAACAaaaatttgcaaaaaaaaaaaaaactgaaaaatttGGTTTTATTTACTTTAGTAATATAAGTCCATATATAGATTGGTAATAAGGAAAGATGTATATAAAATTATTCCCTGACAGTGATCACAATAGTATCGGCACAGTTGGGAATTGGTTGCACTATTGCAGAGTGAAGCACATGTGGGTGTTGTGGCGAAAGTGTGTCGAAATCAGCCATGTTTGCTAGTTCATTTATAgcctcttcaattttttctatGCTTTGTATTATCTCCAATAGAACCAAACAAACTGTGCCTACTTGTACTATATCTACTAAAGATGCTCCTTCCCATTCGTTTATCTTCAGAGCTGACTTCACATTTTCTGCTATTGTTTTTGCGTTTTCAATATGCTCACGAGCTTTCCTTGATCTTTGCATCTTCTTTGTTGCTGCTCCCAATTCTTCCAAGGCTTTCCCACTTtccatactaacaattttgCAGGCCTCTGAGAATTTGCTTCGTATCTCCTTTGAACTctacaaacaaaataaacataCTCCTCGAGTCTCATAAAAGGTTTTATAGTTACAGATTTTAGTTTCAAAATACAAACCTTGAATTCCGAGTGAAGGTTGTTGTAAAGAGTTTCAATCTTGTAGGCACATTCCCTTGATAGGTTTCCAATTTTTAGATATTGTTTCCATGGATGGAAGAACTTGAACTTGCCATGCCCTGGCTCCCATTTTGCAAAATTGGCCTGTATGGAGAGTAGATATATTAATTGTTTACTTTCCTAAAAAAGGATTAGTTAATTAAGAAATGAAGATATTACCATATTCTCTTCCGTGGTCTTTGAAGTGAGAACACCTTTATAATTTTCAAGGAATGACTTGTTATCATTATCAGATTCACCATCTTCATCAGATTCTTTGAAGTACTCATTTCCAAATCCTGTACGTATTAATTAAGATTTACAGATTGTGTATCAAACATGACTATATTTTGACATAGGGAAAAGTATGAATTTATGACAGTACCTAGAAGAAAAACACCAAGTTTTTCAATGTTTCCAAGAACGAGATTGTGAAGATCTTGTCCAATCCAAACAGGGCAAATACAAATACAAACAATAACAGAAGAACAGCTACCAATAATGATAGTTGATACTCGCATATGTGCTGTCTGGATAATTTGAGAGTCTCTATAACCGGAAACAGATACCAAAGAGAAGGTTAATATGAAAATCAAAAGCCCATAATCATACCTCCTTTTCATTGTTGGAAAAAACCTTGTGTATGTCATCACAAAAGCTGTCGAGGTAAAAACCAAGCAAATTTTTGAAATTAGTTATAAtttatagtaataaaaatagaattttgaATTGATAGTATTATTAATTACCAATTATGAAGACAAAGGTTGCAAGCAAAATGGGCTCTCCAGTGCGACCAGAAAGGGTTGCAATACGGTGACAACCCAAACCTAGACCTCCACCTAAGACTGTTGCCCACATTCTGTTTATAGCTTTTCCAAGTGTAGCTCCTGCACTCAAGTAAGTATATAAGGATTAGAGGGACAAGAATGAAATCTCaacaaagttaaatttttatggatATAGTTTCTGTTAGGTAGGTTAAAGTTTTAATCATCCAACTTGGTTGATGTCAAGGCTAGTGtgtacaacacaggcccatcttgccatgtgtttttaatttcacaaattaatgaggCTGCCAGAACTTGAATCGATAATCCAAGAGCCTCTGATACcgtgtcatggaaccaattgaaccaaCAGTTCGGactgatagttaaggctcaaTCATATATTGATTATTGATCTCTGACAAGTAATAGGTGAGAGAGCAAGGTCATGAACAAAAACCAACATTTTAGATAGATGAAAAAGCCAATTATATAAAACAACCTTGTATTTGTTTCAAAAATGATAGAAACCTTAATCGTTGTGGTGTTAATGTGATCCCATCATTTAAAGTCTATGGATCTTTAAGAATCCGCTTTTagttaaagaaaagaaagaataaaGTGATAATCTTACCAACAGAAAACTCAAAGACAACGACAACAGTAAGAACAGCCCAAATTGCATTGAAACCCAAACCTTCATAGAGTGGATTAAAATAGTAGAACAGAGAAACTAGTGTAAGAGCTAATCCTACTTTAAAAGCATGAACAATTCTTCTTGGATCATCTTTTCCAAGTTTCTTTGCCATCTTACTCATCTCAATAACCTTACCCCATAATTTGTTTGGTAAATACATAATCCAATAGAAAAATAAACCGAAACAACTTCTACTAGTCTCTGCCATTTTTACTAATTTTCTTTGTTGCTTGCAGAGTGCATCAACCCATAGACGGAACCTCTTCTTAAAGGAATACAAAAGTTGAAGTCCTCCACTTATAATTGCCATATGGTGCTTCACACTTCTATTAAGTGCCACGGCTGTATATGCCTATGTATTGACACCTTCTGCCTTATTAATTTCTAAATCTCAACTGGATTTAGGATTAAATTTATGTATCTCATTCCATGCTTTTGAACCAAAATCTGAGACTTgcataattaataaaaagttgtttccttttactttttattgAATGCCTAGATTTCCTTTCAAATTGACTAATAATATGGTGAAATGAAAGAAAAGAGGAAaacaaaattaagaaataaTGGTTAAagatacccctaatgtttttccCAGCAATTGACAAGTAGTATGGGCATTTTAGACAATTATCTCTTATATAATATCTGTTAAAGATAACtggcaaaaagcataattaagatCCTGAATTTTACCagttttaaggatcaagtctttgttcaattatttttccatattgagtcattgatcattgattctgttATGGATTAAGCCCTTATTGAACTTTTTCACTGAGTTTGGGCGGCACGTATTTTATGGCAATTCGGCCTATTgacgtggacaaataaaaataaaagtttattgactaggatagatacagagtaaaaagtaaaaggaaattacagaaatcaaTTTCTAGTAAGTTCTACCAAGCTCAATCTTGTCCTCTTCCCATTTTGCGATTTTCAGTATTAGAATCGTCAGATCGATCATCTCATTTTTCAAACTCGATGGAAAAGTTCAATAAGAGCCGGATCCATAATAAAGTCAATTATCAAAGGcccaatatgaaaaaataattgatcattGGTTTGACCTTTAAAACAgataaagtttaaaggtttgatAAGATAATAGTAACTTTTCTATTATCCTCCAAATAAAAAGATGTTTAACAGATATTATATACATTACTTTCATTCTACGGTTAAATTACACCCATTTAGTgtgtgtgatgagattgaaaaacaacattttatatttttatagattGGAAAAACATGCCGATTGAATCTGTGGATTGCTAATCACCACCTTCCCCTAATTACTTATCCCCTCCATTTTACTGTTTTTATCTTGTCATTTATTTCTAACAAAACTCAAAATTCTCTCTAATCTCTTCTAAAATCACCAAATCTTAACGACAATCATTGCGGGAAATCACGGCAAAAGAAAAGGACTGATGTTCAGAAATGTAtgtttttttactaaatttttataaaaaacacGAGTTCCGTCTCTGGATTTGGAGACGGAACTCGTTCATCCGCCCAGGCTAAGGGGAGGCCGAAATCGAACATTTCTTCTATGTTTTGGTCAGCCTCTCTTTAGGGGGGCCAAAATTGGAAAACAGCCTATACTAGGTTACCAAAGCGTCCCATTGTTGTTTTGACATTAAATTTGTATTTATCTATCATCAATTAACGTAAGTAGGGAAATTGATAGTAAATAATAAAGTAACTCAATTAGACAAAATAGTAATCTGATTAGAGTAAATAACAACGGATTTCGacttttttgtcatttttcagACTTTTGACGTTGGAGGTAGTTCCGGACAGCGGCAGACTACTAGATGTGGTGTCACTGCCTCTGCTCGGAGGAGCCGAGACGCAGAGAGACTGAGGGCAGATGCATAAGCATATAAAAGCGATGTGAAGGATGATGTCTGATGTTTTATTTGCTGtttattattgaaaaaaattatttttctgaaata comes from the Euphorbia lathyris chromosome 5, ddEupLath1.1, whole genome shotgun sequence genome and includes:
- the LOC136230690 gene encoding aluminum-activated malate transporter 7-like; translated protein: MAETSRSCFGLFFYWIMYLPNKLWGKVIEMSKMAKKLGKDDPRRIVHAFKVGLALTLVSLFYYFNPLYEGLGFNAIWAVLTVVVVFEFSVGATLGKAINRMWATVLGGGLGLGCHRIATLSGRTGEPILLATFVFIIAFVMTYTRFFPTMKRRYDYGLLIFILTFSLVSVSGYRDSQIIQTAHMRVSTIIIGSCSSVIVCICICPVWIGQDLHNLVLGNIEKLGVFLLGFGNEYFKESDEDGESDNDNKSFLENYKGVLTSKTTEENMANFAKWEPGHGKFKFFHPWKQYLKIGNLSRECAYKIETLYNNLHSEFKSSKEIRSKFSEACKIVSMESGKALEELGAATKKMQRSRKAREHIENAKTIAENVKSALKINEWEGASLVDIVQVGTVCLVLLEIIQSIEKIEEAINELANMADFDTLSPQHPHVLHSAIVQPIPNCADTIVITVRE